The following DNA comes from Megalobrama amblycephala isolate DHTTF-2021 linkage group LG20, ASM1881202v1, whole genome shotgun sequence.
AAAGACATGAGGGAAATCTCCAGGTGTAAGAGATGAAAACACGATCTTTCACAATCGAAGCTAGAAAGACATTCCCATCATTGCCGCCACTGATTTCTGTTCAGCTCCTCAGGCCCAGGGGTATACTTTGATGTGCATATGAAACGCACTTCGAGACATCTGATAAAGCTGTGATTCGGACTGATCAAACTGTTGCTGAAGTTCAGGTGGAGACGACTTCCTGTCATTTGCCGACACGTAATACTCACTTATAGATATTTACAAACTGCTTCCCCATCGACAACGCCCCAGAGTGAAGATCCAGGATGGAGGCCTgtacacaacaaaaatgaacagaaaaaaGACAGTGGAAACAGTCAATATTTGAGAAAAAAGCACAGCTTTCCCTAGTGTCTCTGGTTTGACTAAACTCCAAAGACAACCACTGAGGGCTTGCAACTACCCGAGAGCTGGACTGTACAGCCGAAGTTGTTGTTATTCGTGCTTCATCATAAGGTCAACAGATGGACTCCTCTCAGGGCTGGTATTCCCTGCTCTCTGTCTACGCACACTTCATAAATCATGATGATGGGGCTGATCTGCTCTTAAAAACTCAGCAGGACCCTCGGTTATACCCTCTTTTAGTTTACTGGTTACACTCTATAAAAGGCCTCTTTGCCTGGGAAGATCCCAGACTAGGTTTCTACCTTAAAAGTTctttttatgtaacattatacGGTATCAGATATTCTCTGTGTAATCCACTGCAGTCAAAATAAAGCGAAAACATCATAAAGTAAAagtaataaaagtaatccatggtCCTTATATAAGAGGGGTTGCATTTTTCTAAAGTAACatgaaatgtataattaaaaattatattaccaGCATAACAATTTGGGTGAAAGGCTTGAACACCAACattgaaaagtttgggatcagtaagatttttttttaaagaaatgcatacttttattcagcaaggatgcattaaaatgatcaaacgTGAGAGTAAATATAAGTATtatacaaaagatttatatttcaaatatatgctgTTTTTTGTGCTTTATATTCATAATTATATTCGTaacaatttccacaaaaatattaggtCGTATTATTAGtcaatcagcattttagaatgatttctgaaggatcatgtgacactgaagactggaggagtggctgctaaaaattcatctttgccatcacagaaatcaaatacattttaaaatgtattcaaatagaaattgttttaataatatttcacaatgtcaCTGTGTTTAGTGTATTTTTAAGCAGGTGTTCATCAACAAATCACTTTGGGAAAACAATCAAACTCTAGCTGcttaaatatttcacattaagaTGACTTTTATAAGAGGGGTTGTGATATTTTAAGAAATACTGGACCTTATATTCACTCTAAATTGTATTTGGtgcattattttacaatatGGTTCAGGTCTCGACACCACATGTACTTTTCTGCTATGATCTTTTTCAATACTTTACCATTAAGCCGCAGAGTGATGTACTGGTTAGCTGAGCTTAATCCATTACAAAGGTAAAATGCAATTTCAACAACCACTGGCAATGTCACACGCTGTTCCCATCAAACACGCGACAGTTCCTTCCAGAATCTGCCACCCACTGAATGTGAATTCTCAATTGCACTCTTAATGAGAGTGCTTTCCTGTAGAAACTCAATCATATAAACAATATGGTGCCATATAGacacatgatgtaaaagaagTTTGCTTTTGAATTCCAGCTGAAGTCACAACCATAGTATGTACTGCCCTCTTGTGTTCTCAAGCCGCTGCTTCCTTGATAGACCAACATGCAACTATTTTTGAACACAGATGCAAGCATATGAAGAGTGTCTACTCACACCACCATCTGATCCAGCAAGTGATAACCCCCGCTCAGCTAACCTGTGGAATAAGAAGAAACACATGTATTTATGCATGTACACTACCataagtaagttttttttttttttttttgtgcagaaattaaaaaaattaatacttttattaagcaaggacacattcaattgatcaaaaatgacaagaCATTAATACAGGCCCATTCACatcaagaacgataactataaataCAACGATAACCACCAACTATATTAGCGCTCACACATCATTCTGCTTATTATAAAcgcgctgcagttttgtcacTTGCCACTTTAAAATCCCAaactctttaaagcaggatggattctgattgggtgtcaatgtttttaacgttcatcagctggaaagaATCGTTCTcaaagtgattccaacaatgTCGTTTCTTGTgccattatcattatagttgaagtgtggactctgctatacTATCTAGAATGATTTTAGAacaatatctttattttttacagttattgtccttggtgtgaataggccttaatgttataaaaaaaatctatttcaaataaatactgtttttttgaacgttctattcatcaaagaatcttgaaaaaaaaagtatcatggtttccacacaaaaaatataaaaggattagtccactttcaaataaaaatttcctgataattttatatataattataagcTTGATAATccaagctttttgaagaatacgaaatcACGTTCTGGTGGAAGCACTTGTGatgcaatcatttttttaaagaaaatgactgttcgtttcactagataagacccttattcctcgtctggtatcagtttaagccctttgaagctgcactgaaactgtaattttgaccttcaaccgtttggagtccattgaagtccactgtaaggagaataatcctggaatgttttcatcaaaaaccttaatttcttttcgagtaaattatcaggaaaattttatttgaaagtggactaaacctttaagcagcaaaaccgtttttaacattgataatactgagaaatattacttaaataccacatcagcatatcagaatgatttctaaaggatcacatgacactgaagactgtaaagtaatgatgctaaaaaaattgttgtttttgcaaatgttttgctGAGAAACTTTCCATTTGCTCGCAAAATGTtcgcttaaaaaaaaaacaaaaaaaaaacacaaagtttcttgAGGGAACGCAAACGTTTTGCAAGGGAATGCAAAGATTTTGCAAGCAAACGCAAATTTTCTCAGGGGAATGCAAAAGcagtgaaatatattttttctaccaccatgtccctttaggggccacatagaaaatagaaataaactacttttaaaatataaaaatagaacagtttcaattgtaataatatttcacaatattactgttttaaaggtgcccaagaatgctttttcacaagatgtaatataagtctaaggtgtctcctgaatgtgtctgtgaagtttcagctcaaaataccccatagattgtttttagttaatttttttaactgcctattttggggcatcattaacaatgcactgatttacactcggcgccgcccccttaaatcgcgtgctccctgccacatgagctgtcgactatattacagcgcatttacaacgttcacacagctaatataaccctcaagatgttcgtcatgcatactgtatgcatgcttcgaattatgtgagtaaagtatttatttggatgttaaagttttattctgagtgaatttgaggctgtcctccgtggctaatggctaatgctacactgttggagagatttataaagaatgaagttgtgtttatgcattatacagactgcaagtgtttaaaaaatgaaaatagcgacgctcttgtctccgtgaatacagtaagaaacgatggtaactttaacctcatttaacagtacattagcaacatgctaacgaaacatttagaaagacaatttacaaatatcactaaaaatatcatgctatcatggattatgtcagttattattgctccatctgccatttttcgctgttgttcttgcttacctagtctgatgattcggctgtgtgcagctccagacgttaatactggctgcccttgtgtaatccctttcataatgttgggaacatgggctgacattatgcaaatattggggcgtacaccccgactgttacgtaacagtcggtgttatgttgagattcgcctgttcttcggaggtcgtttaaacaaatgagatttatataagaaggaggaaacaatggggtttgagactcactgtatgtcttttccatgtactgaactcttgttattcaactatgccaaggtaaattcaatttttgaatctagggcacctttaactatttttgatcaaataattgcagcctcGGTGAGCATAACAGACTTCTTCCATAAACACTGAAGAATCTTACCAACCTCAAGCTATTGAACGatagtgtatatatgtgtgcatgtgtaccTTCTAAGTTTCTGTGCCTCCTCCAAAGTCACCACACTGTCTGAAATAGCTCTGCCGCATTTTGTTGGGGTGCAACCTGAGGACAGAATGCATTAGCCTTTCATACAGATTCATTAATTATGACAGATTAAAGTAACTGGCTCTACACCTCTGCCAAATTTTCTTTTCAAACTGCATATTCAATAACACATTCAGTGAGGCAGCTTGCCTTGCAAAACGAACTGCATAATGACTCTGAAGTTTATTCCAGCTTCCTCTCAGAGAGGAAGTGCTTTTGGTCAGGCAACATTCACAGTGGGGTGTTCAATTCACAACAAGGCTCTAAGTCCAATCAAATTCCAAAGTATACAGTATTTTGGCATAGATTCATATGCCACTTGGGAGAATCCAGTAGGATTTTCTTGCAGGAATTCTTAAGACCTAACAGCGAAATGGCTACGGTTAGCTTTGGGACATATTTTCCTGAATATATTGTCTCTTTCCCAGAGTTTATTTATGCCCGTCATAAAGAAAGCAGGATGAACTAGAGCCAAGGGAATGCTTGTTAATCCCAGCACTTGCTTTGTTTGAGAAGCCTGCAGCTTTTTGAAGCCTGTGTGAGGTTCAGTAATGAGTCCTATGTGGGAGGCTTCAGACTGTCAATCACAGCTCTGGCTTTCTACCAAATATCTAACTTCATGATTTTCACCGATGGAATGCACAGGTGCTGACTTTGTTCAAGCAAAGCTTTCTACTCCCAGAAGTTGTTTGGGAGCAGGTTTCCTCTGATACAGCAACGTGTATTAGTTCAAAGGTCGCCCTAGTTATATTGCACAGACTTTTTGGAACAAAGATCCATATAGTAAAGAATAGCTGGGCTCATAAATTCTACCAGCTGCAAACCCAAGCCATGAATAATAAGGTGATCAGTCACAGAAGCTTAAAGTGACCAAAGAAtgtattattttgaataaatcagatatgcaaaaacaacatttaggtaaaaatgtttttggtttAGAAAAATATGTTATAAAGACACAATCTTCACATGCACGTAGGAGTATGCAAAAAATCTCACTGGCTGCTTTATTAAGTACACCTTGTAGTTGGTTGGACCtccttttgccttcagaactgccttaaaggtgccctagaacatatttttaaaagatgtaatataagtctaaggtgtcccctgaatgtgtctgaagtttcagctcaaaataccccatagatttttttttattcatttttttaactgcctattttggggcatcattaactatgcaccgatatataggttgcggtccctttaattctcgtgctcccccgtccccggagctcgcgcttgccttgaacagcataaacacagtttacacagctaatataaccctcaaaatggatctttacaaagtgttcgtcatgcagcatgtctaattgtgtaagtatagtatttatttggatgtttacatttgattctgaatgagtttgatagtatgctccgtggctaacggctaatgctacactgttggagagatttataaagaatgaagttgtgtttatgcattatacagactgcaagtgtttaaaaatgaaaatagcgacggctctcttgtctccgtgaatacagtaagaaacaatggtaactttaaccacatttaacagtacattagcatcatgctaacgaaacatttagaaagacagtttacaaatatcactaaaaatatcatgttatcatggatcacgtcagttattattgctccatctgtaattttttgctattgttcttgctttcttacctagtctgatgattcagctgtgcacatccagacattctgcccttgtctaatggcttgatcatgggctggcatatgcaaatattgggggcgtacaccccgactgttacgtaacggtcggtgttatgttgagattcgcctgttctttagaggtcttttaaacaaatgagatttatataagagggaggaaacaatggagtttgaaactcagtgtatgtcttttccatgtactgaactcttgttattcaactatgccaaggtaaattcaatatttaattctagggcacctttaagtgttcaTGGCATAGATCCAACAAGATTCATCCAAACATTCatcagagattttggtccatattgacatgatagcatcatgcagttgctgcagattatttatttttttctgactgcACTCAAATTTTGTTGAGCCCGtgtgaattgtagcctcagtttcctgttcttatcTAACAGGTGTGGCACCcggtgtggttttttttttttgcagctgtACCTCATCTGCTTAacattttgtgcattttgtGCAGGTTTAACATTTTGTGCATTCCCGTTCAGTGATGCTCTTCTGCAAACCTTGGTTGTAACGTGTAGTTtttttgagttactgttgcctgtCTATCACGTCGAACCAGTCTGAACATTCTCCTCTGAtctctggcatcaacaaggcattttcacccACAGAACTGCCACTCACAGGACATTTTGATACTTTTTCGGACCATTCTCTCTAAACCCCAAAGAATGTTGTATGTGCTGAAAAGTAGATCCCagagcagtttctgaaatactcaaaCCATCCCGTGTGGCACCAACAACCACACCATTTTCATAATCACTTAAATCATCTTTCTTCCCCATTTTGATGcacagtttgaacttcagcagatcgtCTTGACCATGCCGAGTTGCTGCAATGTGACTGGCAgattagatatttgcattaatgaggagttgaacaggtgtacctaataaagtggccggtgagtgtatacattacaatatcatatatattaaataataggcAGTGCAATATGGATAAGTATACAAAAAAACTCTTATAGTTTGGTGAGTTCGGTCAGTCCACAGCTCATCCCTCCCTTTCGAAGCACATAGAGAAGCAGTGGTtgacacaggacaaagataTTGATGCTTCTAATAAATggaaatacccacacttgcgttCTTTGCACTTGGCCACTTGTCTACTTacatgacgtatttcctgtattttggCTCAAGTGTTCAAGTGGGTGTGAAGATTGCATGTGTGTGTAGAACTTTTGATTGCCCGATAGGACACACTTATAGTCTTGCAAAAAATGCAAGCATCATAGcttcttcttttttaaattatttccaatactctgcattttaaaatacacacGCTATGTGACTAACAGAAAAcactattttaaaattgtggtgcttctttaagtgataaaaagcagttgcaaatgTTGTGCAAAATACACATAgcccactcatctttgcattaaTAAAATGcgcaacactttatattttattactaaattatatgtattatatgtattatatatataatttaacttACAGATGTATGTTTTCCCTGACATCTCGCGATTTCGGGGCATGTGAGGTCCcaaacataatgcatgatgggatacgctTAGCCTTGAATACCGCTCAGAAGCGGTAATGGTTCATTATGCAAGGTCTTttgcaccactgaaaacatagttatgtatattatattgcatttccgtcaatagatcctcctaaatattacacactggacctttaaactttcatataaagggttagttcacccaaaaatgaaaattctttcatttattactcaccatcatgccgttccacacctgtaagacccgttcattttcagaaaacaaattaaggtattttagttgaaatccgatggctccgtgaggcctccatagggagcaatgacatttcctctctcaagatccataaaggtactaaaaacatatttaaatcggttcatgcgagtacagtggttcaatattaatattataaagtgacgagaatatttttggtgcgccaagaaaaacaaaataacggctTATacagtgatggccgatttcaaaacactgcttcaggaagcttcggagcataatgaatcagcatgtcgaatcagcggttcgaagcgccaaagtcacgtgatttcagcagtttgacacgcgatccgaatcatgattcgacagaagaatcataacactccgaagcttcctgaagcagtgttttgaaatcggccatcactaaataagatattttgtttttttggcgcaccaaaaatattctcgtcgttttataatattaatattgaaccactgtactcacatgaactgatttaaatatgtttttagtacctttatggatcttgagagaggaaatgtcattgctggctatggaggcctcatggagtcatcggatttcaacaaaaataccttaatttgtgttccgaagattaacgaagggggttggaacagcatgagggtgagtaataaattacattattttcatttttgggtgaactaacccttgaaccTTTTATTCCTCATAATTGTAAAGAAACAAGCAATACagttgaatgcattttaaatgccACTGTTAAAAAACATAATAGTAACGTGgcagtgtaataaaataataaaataataattgtaataaaatatgaatataaattgAGTGAGCAAGAAAGAGTTGTGCGAGTGACAGTAATATGTAAAttccataaatatataaaaagaccAATTACAGTTCACTATGCAAATTTCACAATAACGTTATTGATATTTCAAATTTGCATGgtaaatttattaaaaccagAAATACACACCAAAACCAAAGTAGAAATGTCCTATAAAGTTTGGAATGTAGTCTGCACTTTGAGCGAATGGAGCTCAGCAAATGGAAGAAGAACCACCTACATACCTGGGAATATCTTGTACTTCTTGTAGTCTTCAGAGCACTCAACTGTGAACACTCTGGGCTGAGTGAGGACCTCACCTCTTGAAACCAAAGTGTGTGTAAAGTCATCAGTCCATGTGAAATATATCCAGCTCAATAGTCCAGTGACTCCTATCAACAGCAACAGCGTGGACACGTTACCTCTCCAAGAGGAGGCCTGTCTCTGCGCATTTCCCCTGAATGAACACACACCATATTATAAATACAGTCTAAGAACACAGGTGCGATGGACTGTCAGGTGTGCATTTCCTTCATCCATTCATTCGATTGTCAGATTGCACAACGAAAGAAACAAGAGACATATACATTTATTCTGCATTATGCAGGGAGAAATATGCATGTAAACGAGGATTTGAAGCAGCATCACTCATTAATTGCAGCAATGCAAAGTCAATGTGAGCTCATAAAGTTTCAGAAATTGAAAATCATTAcctcttaattttcttttcaatGGCGCTACTTTCTGGACTTTTACTGATTACTCGTCGTTGTACAGTCATGTTTAATGAATATACTTGTCTGCGTGCATCAACATAACACGTGTATGGTTTCGTTTCACTTAATGTTTGTCTACTGAACTGCCCTATACAAGTCCAGTGTGAAAGCATCCGCAAGAACGTTGTCAAACACTATACGTTTAgagtgtcaaaataaaagtctagCATATTTATTCAGACTGGATGCCACTCTGGTGTATTCTGTGACggaatttatattatttatataattgatTCGAATTAATAAATCTATGTTCgaagctttaaaataaataaataaataaataaataaagtaagtTTAAGCTGCCTGAGGGTTTcgctttatttcaaaataaaggtttaTCATCCACATTCAGTGTTTGGTTGTATTATAcgtgtattattttttttttttttaaagcaaaccCGACTtgtttaaattatgagaatgaAGAGGTTCATTAAAATAAACTCTAATATGGAATAAGAGAAATGTACGCACTTATTCACCCAGCTAGTTGGGTTGTTcagttgtttttattataattattgtgATAATTTATTTAgtgtaattatattttagtcCCATCAGTTCTGTCTGCCCTCTGCTGCCATAATAAATCTTTTAACTAGAAATAAAAACCAATACCAACCTAAAATGGAACTTAAAAGTCTTTCAGCTTTTATATTGTTATCAAATATACTAATCTGAGCTAGTTTAATCTTAAAGAGACAATTACACAACTGACTAAAGGTTTTctagtggggaaaaaaaaactaatttgagAATCTAATAAATGATGTGgttattgtttttctgtttGAAAGGGATGTACATAACATTGTTTCAACCTCAGCAACTTTgcgtaatgtaattttataGTTCTCATGAACAAATGTCCTTGTGATTTAGTACTCCGTCTTGATGTGAAAATATGCCCAATTACTTCATCACAAGAAAACCTGCCCTGTATTTATACTCATGTACACACAAGAGATAAGGATAATTTCCCTCAAAACAAGTAAATGTAATCAAAACACTTTAATTAGTGAACAGGCCAActcatacaaaaataaaacaaagtcaCTTTCCTCAAACTGTAATCTGCCTATACCAAGATTTCAATGCTTGAATTTTTGAGCTTTGGACAGCGGACATTTGTggacccaaaaaaaaaaaaaaaaaaaaacattactttccAAAGTGTTTAGTGTCTCACTAAATTTTCGAATGATCAATGCTAGATCGCCACTACAAATCAATCACAATCACATGCAGGAAGCTCTCAAATTAACACTGGACtttaaaaagtcatttaaaaacaccattctCCCACAAGAATTTTTATAATTGCACACTAAACAGAATAAATGAgaacataaattatatttttgcaaaGGATGTGTGAAAGTATACATGTACAAGAAAATCGATAAAATTTACAAAAcaatgaaatgtaaaataacaacaatattGTGGGTATATAACTTATATTATGGTCTATTGCTGGCAAACTAGAAATGAAGTTTGCATTGGGCTACTGAtcgtggaaaaaaaaaatgcatgaacaaTAAAAGAATAAACTTCAGTGCAGTGGGAAAAGGATCTTTTAATCAAAGAGGACTAAAACCTTTATAGGACTGGGCCATTTAATATAACCACCCTAACTTGGCAAACAGTACACTGTAAATACAAAACCGTAAAGACGGTATACTGCAAAAGTAAACAGCAAACAATACCCTTGATCATACTAAATAATTTTATAGTGTGTGTGGTAATATGATTGGCAACTGTGCTTATTACAGAGCCTCTTGATTACAGCCAAGTTCCTTTGAATCTCTCACTTACAACAATCAGATAAAATGTGCATCcataaattgagaaaaaagatATGCACTACTGCAAACAACCAATGAACCTCTGATAACCGAAACCAGGAGTCTGTATCACAAAGTTGCTGTaattaaaaaactttaaatgtaGAAGAGCTATACATTTCTATATGACATTTTAGGATTTTATTGTAGTTGTACAACATTCCCTGAAGGCCTGTGTTGGCCGTTGAGAGATACagagaacacaaaaaaaaaaaaaaaaaaaatccgaaGATCAGAAAGATGAAATTGTCCGtttgaaagaaaagaaacattaaaaactctCAACTGGGGAACAAGTAGATCTTGCTCAATGTTGTCcctttttgctgtgaaaaaaaagttcCACATGTTGgccatacacacatacacacgggCAAACTCACACGCATACAACCATTTCACGCAGCAGCAGCTTCTGTCGTTTATTCTGCAGGAGAGGAAAACACAAACAAGCGTTAGAAACACGTTTACGAAATCAGACCGAAGAAACGAACATTTAACACCTCACCTATGTTAACTTCTTAGCCTTGTTGTACAGTGAATCCACGACTTTGCTCATGTTCTGAATGGTTTCTAGAGCTGCCTCGTAAGTCTTGTCCACAGGCGGCTCTTCAAATATGATGAGCACTCCTTCACCTTGGTCAAGGATGCCTGCAAGAGTACAAATCCAACAGACaaacaattaaatgaaatgaattgtGCTGTGCTGAAAATCCTTTATATAATTTGGCGTCCGACTTGATCGTAAATCACTCATTATGTTATCAacaccaaatattggattcattTAATTATCACacgttttgcattatttttggaACTGATTGAATGTAGGCCTCATTATTGATCTGATCTTATGCAACTGTTTTTTGGAGGTAAATAAGCTTGAGTCATCTTTTTTCACTCAAAATCAGATCAGCTCAGATCAGTGACTATATACATGCACCCTCATAATGTGATTATgagtttataataataaaatagcataagagatttataataattttttgtaGGCAATTCAGTTTTGACGGGGAACACCACAAGTGTAACAAGGTAGAAAAAAATCCCAAAATAgtacaaaaattattaaaatattttttggaagTTGTTATACCCTGTGTGAGCAAAGTCAGTAAGTTTTAGTCCAATTCAATATCATTAACCAGCATTTTGGGGGAAATGAATATCTTCTCTGGGTCAAAATGACCAGAACGCAACATGAGGCTTAAGATATTCTGGTGATTTTTTTCACTCTCATTAGAAAATTTAACTACATGGTGCAGAAagagacaagaaaaaaaaagaagagaggaGGAATGGgatctacggaagaggattagggccaagcaataataaaaaataaaaccatctcgagattaaagttgttaaatttcgagaaaaaagtcaagataaaatgttgagaataaagtcattaaattacgagaaaaaactagttaaatttcgagaaaaaatgtcaagataaaatgttgagaataaagtcattaaattacgagaaaaaacttgttaaatttcgagaaaaatgtcaagataaaatgttggaataaagtcattaaattacgagaaaaacttgttaaatttcgagaaaaatgtcgagataaaatgttgagaataaagtcattatattacgagaaaaactcgttaaatttcgagaaaaaagtcgagataaaatgttgagaataaagtcattaaattacgagaaaaaaactcgttaaatttcgagaaaaatgtcaagataaaatgttgagaataaagtcattaaattacgagaaaaaaaactcgttaaatttcgagaaaaatgtcaagataaaatgttgagaataaagtcattaaattacgagaaaaactcgttaaatttcgagaaaaatgtcaagataaaatgttgagaataaagtcattaaattacgagaaaaactcgttaaatttcgaaaaaaaagtcgagataaaatgttgagaataaagtcattaaattacgagaaaaaaaacgtgttaaatttcgagaaaaatgtcaagataaaatgttgagaataaagtcattaaattacgagaaaaaaactagttaaatttcgagaaaaatgtcaagataaaatgttgagaataa
Coding sequences within:
- the uts2r2 gene encoding urotensin-2 receptor 2; this encodes MLSHWTCIGQFSRQTLSETKPYTCYVDARRQVYSLNMTVQRRVISKSPESSAIEKKIKRGNAQRQASSWRGNVSTLLLLIGVTGLLSWIYFTWTDDFTHTLVSRGEVLTQPRVFTVECSEDYKKYKIFPGCTPTKCGRAISDSVVTLEEAQKLRRLAERGLSLAGSDGGASILDLHSGALSMGKQFVNIYKYFKNEIRDVFTEEDFELYRDVRGRIQKAIAETFGLDSKQMYLTKPTFFSRINSTSAKTTHDEYWHPHIDKETYGSFDYTSLLYLSDYGVEFGGGRFVFMDPNSNRTVEPRAGRVSFFSSGSENLHHVEKVVWGTRYAITVSFTCDPDYAIDDPSLA